From the Patagioenas fasciata isolate bPatFas1 chromosome Z, bPatFas1.hap1, whole genome shotgun sequence genome, one window contains:
- the PPWD1 gene encoding peptidylprolyl isomerase domain and WD repeat-containing protein 1, producing the protein MAASESERKRREPEAAAVEEDEEERWVGPLPGEAAQAKKRRVLEFEHVYLENLPCASMYERSYMHRDVLTHVACTKTDFIITASHDGHVKFWKKIEEGIEFVKHFRSHLGVIESIAVSSEGALFCSVGDDKAMKVFDVVNFDMINMLKLGYHPGQCEWVYCPGDAISSVATSEKSTGKIFIYDGRGNNQPLHVFDKLHTSSLTQIRLNPVYKVVVSADKSGMIEYWTGTSHEYKFPKNVNWEYKTDTDLYEFAKCKAYPSSISFSPDGKKMATLGSDRKVRIFRFLTGKLMRVFDESLSMFTELQQMRQQLPDMEFGRRMAVERELEKVDAVRLINIVFDETGHFVLYGTMLGIKVINVETNRCIRILGKQENIRVMQLALFQGVAKKHRAAITIEMKASENPVLQSIQADPTVICTAFKKNRFYMFTKREPEDTKSADSDRDVFNEKPSKEEVMAATQAEGPKRVSDSAIIHTSMGDIHIKLFPVECPKTVENFCVHSRNGYYNGHIFHRIIKGFMIQTGDPTGTGMGGESIWGGEFEDEFHSTLRHDRPYTLSMANAGPNTNGSQFFITVVPTPWLDNKHSVFGRVTKGMEVVQRISNVKVNPKTDKPYEDISIINITVK; encoded by the exons ATGGCGGCCTCGGAGTCGGAGCGCAAACGGCGGGAGCCCGAGGCGGCGGCGgtcgaggaggatgaggaggaacgcTGGGTCGGGCCGCTCCCAGGGGAGGCCGCGCAAGCGAAGAAGAGGAGAG tCCTTGAATTTGAACACGTTTATCTTGAAAATCTACCATGTGCTTCGATGTATGAACGCAGTTACATGCACAGAGATGTCCTTACACATGTAGCATGTACTAA GACAGATTTTATCATAACAGCCAGTCATGATGGACATgtaaaattctggaaaaaaatagaagaagggATTGAGTTTGTGAAACACTTCCGGAGTCACCTGG GTGTTATTGAGAGTATTGCTGTTAGCTCAGAGGGGGCATTATTCTGTTCAGTTGGAGATGACAAAGCAATGAAAGTGTTTGATGTAGTCAACTTTGATATGATCAACATGCTGAAACTTGG CTACCACCCTGGCCAATGTGAATGGGTATATTGCCCTGGAGATGCCATCTCTTCTGTTGCAACATCTGAGAAGAGCACAGGAAAAATATTCATATATGATGGACGAGGGAATAACCAGCCACTTCATGTTTTTGATAAACTCCATACCTCCTCTCTTACTCAGATACGGTTGAACCCTGTCTACAAAGTAGTAGTGTCTGCTGACAAATCTGGAATGATCGAGTACTGGACTGGAACTTCTCATGAATATAAGTTTCCCAAGAACGTGAATTGGGAGTATAAAACAGACACTGATCTATATGAATTTGCTAAATGCAAGGCTTACCCATCCAGTATAAGTTTTTCACCTGATGGCAAGAAAATGGCGACTCTTGGGTCTGACAGAAAAGTCAGAATTTTCCGTTTTTTGACGGGGAAGCTCATGAGAGTCTTCGATGAATCTCTGAGT ATGTTTACTGAACTTCAGCAGATGAGACAGCAACTACCGGACATGGAGTTTGGCCGACGTATGGCAGTTGAACGTGAGCTAGAGAAAGTGGATGCAGTAAGATTAATCAATATTGTTTTTGATGAAACTGGACACTTTGTTCTCTATGGAACAATGTTGGGCATTAAGGTCATAAACGTAGAGACTAACAG GTGTATTCGTATCttgggaaaacaagaaaacatcAGAGTGATGCAACTAGCTTTGTTCCAAGGAGTAGCAAAAAAACATCGTGCTGCCATCACTATAGAGATGAAGGCATCTGAAAATCCTGTTCTCCAGAGTATCCAGGCAGATCCAACAGTAATCtgcacagcttttaaaaaaaataggttttaCATG tttacTAAACGTGAACCAGAAGATACAAAGAGTGCAGATTCTGACAGAGACGTATTTAATGAAAAACCTTCTAAAGAAGAGGTCATGGCAGCTACTCAAGCAGAAGGTCCCAAAAGAGTTTCAGACAGTGCCATCATCCACACAAGCATGGGAGATATTCATATCAAGCTTTTTCCTGTTGA GTGCCCCAAAACAGTGGAAAACTTCTGTGTGCACAGCAGAAATGGTTACTACAATGGACACATATTTCACCGTATCATCAAG GGTTTCATGATTCAGACTGGTGACCCAACTGGTACAGGAATGGGCGGTGAAAGTATTTGGGGAGGAGAATTTGAAGATGAGTTTCATTCAACTTTACGACATGACAGACCATACACGCTCAGCATGGCTAACGCAGGACCAAATACCAATGGATCCCAGTTTTTTAT